A single window of Arcobacter venerupis DNA harbors:
- a CDS encoding DUF808 family protein — MAGFLGYLSLLTDDISSLAGKTVASATKTMATSLDDVGLLFDDIATYTKLASIKSTGLVVDDLAAIANFTNDTTSDILKAELKKAKTVNEFKQNIEKLDVESQKKILEELEGIRQQAIIEAKRKAAARELPIVYKIAKGSLKNKVIIIPIVLLMSFLAPWLISPVLVLGGIYLAYEGVESVLEKLGHHTEISDEKETIKELSTEKLEDEKVKGAIKTDFILSFEIIVITLSLVEDTNFIAKLSVLALIGIITTVFVYGIVAFIIKLDDIGFYLQEKNSAISKTIGTGFVNAMPHIIKTIGIVGTVAMLAVGGGIIVHETHIFHSFDEVLKSIPFAELFVQIVFGGIVGYITVKIVPIVEPIFAKFKKSKS, encoded by the coding sequence ATGGCAGGATTTTTAGGATATTTATCTTTATTAACAGATGATATAAGTTCACTTGCTGGAAAAACAGTAGCATCTGCAACAAAAACGATGGCCACTTCCCTTGATGATGTTGGATTACTTTTTGATGATATTGCAACTTATACAAAACTTGCAAGTATAAAATCAACTGGTTTGGTTGTTGATGATTTAGCAGCAATTGCAAATTTTACAAATGATACTACATCTGATATTTTAAAAGCTGAACTAAAAAAAGCAAAAACAGTAAATGAATTTAAACAAAATATTGAAAAACTTGATGTTGAGTCACAAAAAAAGATTTTAGAAGAGCTTGAGGGAATCAGACAACAAGCAATTATTGAAGCAAAAAGAAAAGCAGCAGCACGTGAACTTCCAATTGTTTATAAAATTGCAAAAGGAAGTTTGAAAAATAAAGTTATCATCATTCCAATTGTTTTACTTATGAGCTTTTTGGCTCCTTGGTTAATCTCTCCTGTTTTAGTTTTAGGTGGAATTTATTTAGCATACGAGGGAGTTGAAAGTGTCTTAGAAAAACTTGGTCATCATACTGAAATAAGTGATGAAAAAGAGACTATCAAGGAGTTATCAACTGAAAAACTTGAAGATGAAAAGGTAAAAGGTGCAATAAAAACAGACTTTATTTTATCTTTTGAGATTATTGTAATCACACTTAGTTTAGTTGAAGATACAAACTTTATAGCTAAGTTATCAGTTCTTGCATTAATTGGGATTATAACAACGGTTTTTGTATATGGAATAGTTGCATTTATCATAAAACTTGATGATATAGGCTTTTATTTACAAGAAAAAAATAGTGCTATTTCAAAAACAATAGGAACTGGATTTGTAAATGCAATGCCACATATTATAAAAACTATAGGAATAGTAGGAACTGTTGCAATGTTAGCTGTTGGTGGTGGAATTATCGTACATGAGACTCATATTTTTCACTCTTTTGATGAAGTATTAAAATCTATTCCATTTGCAGAGTTGTTTGTTCAAATAGTATTTGGGGGAATTGTAGGATACATTACTGTTAAAATAGTTCCGATTGTAGAGCCTATTTTTGCAAAATTTAAAAAAAGTAAGTCTTAA
- a CDS encoding alpha/beta fold hydrolase, with protein MKEKIYLIPGLMTDKRLWSRLLPFLKEEYELINVPIPHSEDFDEIIDILFNFFTEEKINLLGFSLGGYIASYFAITYPNRVNRLFTVASTPGNSTEAEIQRRKQKFVLIEKDGFEGLPYDKAKSLLEEKNQNDVELIKIIQDMFFDLGKETFISQLTSTFKRRDLFEDLINLDIKVWSFYSERDRLLNQESLKKFQNINHNINIISRKGTSHNIPLEEPELLSIHIRNWMKD; from the coding sequence ATGAAAGAAAAAATATATTTAATTCCAGGCCTTATGACTGATAAAAGGCTTTGGAGTAGGTTACTTCCTTTTTTAAAAGAGGAATATGAATTGATAAATGTTCCAATCCCTCACAGTGAAGATTTTGATGAGATAATTGATATTTTATTCAACTTTTTTACTGAAGAAAAAATAAATCTCTTAGGATTTTCCCTAGGAGGTTATATCGCCTCATATTTTGCAATAACTTATCCAAACAGAGTTAATCGACTTTTTACAGTTGCATCAACTCCTGGAAACTCTACAGAAGCAGAAATACAAAGAAGAAAACAAAAGTTTGTTCTTATTGAAAAAGATGGTTTTGAAGGATTGCCTTATGATAAAGCAAAATCACTGCTTGAAGAAAAAAATCAAAATGACGTTGAGTTAATAAAAATAATCCAAGATATGTTTTTTGATTTAGGAAAAGAGACTTTTATTTCTCAATTAACAAGTACTTTTAAAAGAAGAGATTTATTTGAGGATTTAATAAATTTAGATATTAAAGTTTGGTCTTTTTATAGTGAACGTGACAGACTTTTAAATCAAGAATCACTTAAAAAATTCCAAAATATAAATCACAATATAAATATTATAAGTAGAAAAGGAACAAGTCATAATATTCCTTTGGAAGAGCCAGAATTACTAAGTATTCACATTAGAAATTGGATGAAAGATTAA
- a CDS encoding DUF3465 domain-containing protein, which produces MKKLLFIMFTTFCLFLNVANASNTEINKAYQTKQSDIQVQGVGKIIKVLKDDTQGSRHQRFLVKLPSNLTILIAHNIDLSNKIENIQVGNTIEFYGEYEWNNKGGVVHWTHHDPRKKHEDGWLKYQGIIYQ; this is translated from the coding sequence ATGAAAAAATTGCTATTTATAATGTTTACTACTTTTTGCTTATTTTTAAATGTTGCTAATGCTAGTAATACTGAAATAAACAAAGCTTATCAGACTAAACAAAGTGATATCCAAGTTCAAGGAGTAGGAAAAATAATAAAAGTTTTAAAAGATGATACACAAGGAAGCCGTCATCAAAGGTTTCTTGTAAAATTACCTTCAAATCTCACTATTTTAATAGCTCATAATATTGATTTATCAAATAAAATTGAAAATATTCAAGTAGGTAATACAATAGAATTTTATGGAGAATATGAGTGGAATAATAAAGGTGGAGTTGTTCATTGGACTCATCATGATCCAAGAAAAAAACATGAAGATGGTTGGTTAAAATACCAAGGTATAATTTACCAATAA
- a CDS encoding B12-binding domain-containing radical SAM protein, with protein MKNIILTTLNARYSHSSLGLRYLLANLKELKNEAEILEFVINSSVQTIAEQILEKKPKIIGIAVYIWNAFDIGELVRIIKKVSPQTIVVLGGPEVSFQPLRVNFDMADYIVCGEGEVSFYNLCRELLDGNCTQPRTIHSPKVDLESIVLPYDDYTDFDIKNRHIYVENARGCPFECEFCLSSIETKMRYLDINVFLDELEKLWIRGARNFKFIDRTFNIKISYAKAILNYFLAKQEDYFLHFEVIPDNFPEELRDLIKQFKPGCLQLEVGIQTLNLDVAREIHRNLKIDKIKDNLKFLSTQTHAHMHIDLIIGLPSETIESFGKNLNQLYTLSTGEIQVGILKKLSGTTLDRHDKVYGMVYNDSPPYDILQNDLIDFSMMQKMKRFARFWDIVYNSGNFQKTTALLFEDGKVYENFYDLSIWLYKRSESTYKISLDRMAEFLFEYMLPKHDEELLANTILQDVMKVGGRKIPPFFKKIIPQNYDFAQKEVSKANKRQIVRQENE; from the coding sequence ATGAAAAACATAATACTTACTACATTAAATGCTAGATATTCTCATAGTTCATTGGGTTTGAGATATTTATTGGCAAATTTAAAAGAACTAAAAAATGAGGCTGAAATTTTAGAGTTTGTTATAAACTCTTCAGTTCAAACAATAGCAGAACAAATACTTGAAAAGAAACCAAAAATTATAGGAATTGCTGTATATATTTGGAATGCATTTGATATTGGTGAACTTGTTCGAATAATAAAAAAAGTATCACCACAAACTATAGTGGTTTTAGGTGGTCCAGAGGTTAGTTTTCAGCCACTTAGAGTAAATTTTGATATGGCAGATTATATAGTTTGTGGTGAAGGGGAAGTTAGTTTTTACAATCTTTGTAGAGAATTACTTGATGGAAATTGTACTCAACCACGAACTATACATTCGCCAAAAGTTGATTTAGAATCAATAGTTTTACCTTATGATGATTACACAGATTTTGATATAAAAAATAGACATATTTATGTTGAAAATGCTCGTGGTTGCCCTTTTGAATGTGAGTTTTGTCTCTCTTCAATTGAGACAAAAATGAGATATTTAGATATCAATGTTTTTTTAGATGAGCTTGAAAAATTGTGGATTCGAGGAGCTAGAAACTTCAAATTTATTGATAGAACTTTTAATATCAAAATCTCTTATGCAAAAGCAATTTTAAACTATTTTTTAGCAAAACAAGAAGATTACTTCTTACACTTTGAGGTAATTCCTGATAATTTTCCTGAAGAATTAAGAGATTTAATAAAACAGTTTAAACCAGGATGTTTACAACTTGAAGTTGGTATTCAAACTCTAAATCTAGATGTAGCAAGAGAAATTCATAGAAATCTAAAAATTGATAAAATCAAAGATAATCTAAAATTCTTATCTACGCAAACCCACGCTCATATGCATATAGATTTAATCATAGGACTTCCAAGTGAAACAATAGAGAGTTTTGGAAAAAATCTAAACCAACTTTATACACTTTCAACAGGTGAAATTCAAGTTGGAATATTGAAAAAACTATCAGGAACAACTCTCGATAGACATGATAAAGTTTATGGAATGGTTTACAACGATTCACCTCCATATGATATTTTACAAAATGATTTGATTGATTTTTCTATGATGCAAAAGATGAAAAGATTCGCTAGGTTTTGGGACATTGTTTATAATAGTGGGAATTTTCAAAAAACAACAGCACTACTTTTTGAAGATGGAAAAGTTTATGAAAACTTTTATGATTTAAGTATTTGGCTTTATAAAAGAAGCGAATCGACTTATAAGATTTCTCTCGATAGAATGGCGGAATTTTTATTTGAGTATATGTTACCAAAACATGATGAAGAACTACTAGCAAACACGATTTTACAGGATGTTATGAAAGTTGGAGGAAGAAAAATTCCACCGTTTTTTAAAAAAATAATTCCTCAAAATTATGATTTTGCACAAAAAGAAGTTTCTAAAGCAAATAAAAGGCAAATTGTTAGACAGGAAAATGAATGA
- a CDS encoding DUF481 domain-containing protein: MNKKIVSKICILIIFSTMSYALDVDKHLELSYVQTSGNSNTTTFSSKLQGTAALSEKESIRAKGSILYSKNEKDTSANKYNLELDYNHMLSEKLYSYMGISYIKDELSDYDYRLNIGPGLGYKLLEDEIQTIDIQGGLDYAYDKYNSGLKDNYLAGKSELNYKYRFSSTVDFKQMLSYLKSFEDGDKYFVTSDSSIGVKMTQNLSLGISYSIDYTNKTDKENTDRKFLTSLIVDF, from the coding sequence ATGAATAAAAAAATAGTGAGTAAAATTTGTATCTTAATAATTTTCTCAACAATGTCGTATGCTTTGGATGTAGATAAACATTTAGAATTATCATATGTTCAAACAAGTGGAAATTCAAATACAACTACTTTTTCATCTAAACTTCAAGGAACAGCAGCCCTTAGTGAAAAAGAGAGCATAAGAGCAAAAGGAAGTATTTTATATAGTAAAAATGAAAAAGATACTTCTGCAAATAAATATAATTTAGAGCTAGATTATAATCATATGTTAAGTGAAAAATTGTACTCTTATATGGGAATTAGTTATATAAAAGATGAGTTATCAGATTATGATTATAGATTAAATATTGGGCCAGGACTTGGATATAAATTACTTGAAGATGAAATACAAACTATAGATATACAAGGTGGTTTGGATTATGCTTATGATAAATATAATAGTGGTTTGAAGGATAACTATTTAGCTGGTAAATCAGAACTAAATTATAAATATAGATTTAGTTCAACTGTTGATTTTAAACAAATGCTTAGTTATTTAAAATCTTTTGAAGATGGTGATAAATACTTCGTAACAAGTGACTCTTCAATCGGAGTTAAGATGACACAAAATCTTTCTTTAGGAATTAGTTATAGTATAGATTATACAAACAAAACTGATAAAGAAAACACAGATAGAAAATTTTTAACTTCTTTGATTGTTGATTTTTAA
- a CDS encoding NAD(P)/FAD-dependent oxidoreductase, whose translation MEEKDRVFDVIVIGGGPAGIMASISAAKENKSVLLLEKLSKIAAKLKATGGGKCNLTNTLSTEEFMGKFGKNGRFMSHVLEAFNANDLRDFFASIGVETIARDGFRVFPLDHSSSIILKALDDELERLKVKVDCSVEIQTIQKIDDIFIINSQENIYKTKNIILATGGLGYPTLGATGDGYIYAKDFGHEVTSLHPAMMPLFTKEKNFASCKADTIAKAILKVDLPKYKKLKLTGDLIFTNNGIRGPVVLDFARELTPIIAKHNEVPLLISFLKGMNEEQIYTHIKKEIEKNPTATVLENLTTLLASSVAQEICNICEINSSEKFKNIDGIKREKLIKTLAWTPLTVTGHEGFKNAMITRGGVELKEIDSKTMQSKIVSGLYFCGEVVNIDGPCGGYNLQWSFSSGFLAGKTKSL comes from the coding sequence ATGGAAGAAAAAGATAGAGTTTTTGATGTAATTGTAATAGGTGGAGGACCTGCTGGAATAATGGCAAGTATTAGTGCAGCAAAGGAAAATAAAAGTGTTTTATTACTAGAAAAACTTTCAAAAATTGCAGCAAAACTAAAAGCCACTGGTGGTGGAAAATGCAATCTTACAAATACTTTATCAACTGAAGAGTTTATGGGAAAATTTGGTAAAAATGGGCGATTCATGAGCCATGTACTAGAAGCTTTTAATGCAAATGATTTAAGAGATTTTTTTGCAAGCATTGGAGTTGAAACAATTGCCCGAGATGGTTTTAGAGTATTTCCACTAGATCACAGCTCTTCTATTATTTTAAAAGCTTTGGATGATGAACTTGAAAGATTAAAAGTAAAAGTTGATTGTTCAGTTGAAATTCAAACTATTCAAAAAATAGATGATATTTTTATCATAAATAGCCAAGAAAATATCTACAAAACAAAAAATATTATCTTAGCAACTGGAGGTTTAGGTTATCCAACTCTTGGGGCAACTGGTGATGGATATATTTATGCCAAAGATTTTGGACATGAAGTTACCTCTTTACATCCAGCAATGATGCCACTATTTACAAAAGAGAAGAACTTCGCTTCTTGTAAAGCAGATACCATTGCCAAAGCTATTTTAAAAGTTGATTTACCAAAATATAAAAAACTAAAACTAACAGGAGATTTGATTTTCACAAACAATGGAATACGAGGGCCAGTTGTTTTAGATTTTGCCCGAGAATTAACTCCAATAATTGCCAAACATAATGAAGTGCCTTTATTGATTAGTTTTTTAAAAGGTATGAATGAAGAGCAAATTTATACTCATATCAAAAAAGAGATTGAAAAAAATCCAACTGCTACGGTTTTAGAAAATCTTACAACACTTTTGGCTTCAAGTGTAGCCCAAGAAATATGTAATATTTGCGAAATAAACAGTTCTGAGAAGTTTAAAAATATAGATGGAATAAAAAGAGAAAAACTAATAAAAACTCTAGCTTGGACACCTTTGACTGTAACTGGTCATGAGGGATTTAAAAATGCAATGATTACAAGAGGTGGAGTTGAACTTAAAGAAATTGATTCAAAAACAATGCAAAGTAAAATTGTTTCAGGCTTGTATTTTTGTGGAGAGGTTGTAAATATTGATGGACCTTGTGGTGGATATAATCTTCAATGGTCTTTTTCTAGCGGGTTTTTGGCGGGAAAAACAAAAAGTTTATAA
- a CDS encoding DUF3817 domain-containing protein — MLNDTFSRFRLISFIEGISYLVLLFIAMPLKYLAGIPLAVKIVGMAHGVLFILFIIALYMAMKRYQWKFLGFQLFVYSLIPFGFILIEKAIMKSPPKKLD, encoded by the coding sequence ATGTTAAACGACACTTTTTCAAGATTTAGACTTATATCATTTATAGAAGGAATTTCTTATCTAGTTTTACTTTTTATTGCAATGCCACTTAAATATCTAGCTGGTATTCCACTTGCTGTTAAAATTGTGGGAATGGCTCATGGAGTTTTATTCATACTTTTTATTATTGCTTTATATATGGCTATGAAAAGATACCAATGGAAATTTTTAGGTTTTCAACTTTTTGTTTATTCTTTAATACCTTTTGGTTTTATTCTAATAGAAAAAGCAATAATGAAATCACCTCCTAAAAAGCTTGACTAA
- a CDS encoding PhzF family phenazine biosynthesis protein: MKLKIYQIDAFTNKVFKGNYAGVIILEEWLSTELMQQIATENNLSETAFAFKNAQNIYEIRWFSPMTEIDFCGHATLATAFVLFKENASFEKVIFTAKAVGDLSVEKLDSGYIQMTFPNRKPKVIDSIPKELLSGLSITPNEVLHNQQAYFAVFSNEEDIYSIDVNLEELKKLAPYDVVITSKSKEYDFISRYFWPANGGDEDPVTGSIHTGLAPYWADKLNKNELIAHQASKRGGLLKCKVLEEKVIISGQAVLYLEGYITI; encoded by the coding sequence ATGAAACTAAAAATATATCAAATAGATGCATTTACAAACAAAGTATTCAAAGGAAATTATGCAGGAGTTATAATTCTTGAAGAGTGGTTATCAACAGAGTTAATGCAACAAATTGCAACGGAAAATAATCTATCAGAAACAGCTTTTGCTTTTAAAAATGCTCAAAATATTTATGAAATAAGATGGTTTTCTCCAATGACTGAAATTGACTTTTGTGGTCATGCAACACTAGCAACTGCTTTTGTACTATTTAAAGAAAATGCCTCTTTTGAAAAAGTGATTTTTACAGCAAAAGCAGTTGGAGATTTAAGTGTTGAAAAATTGGATTCTGGTTATATTCAAATGACTTTTCCAAATAGAAAACCAAAAGTTATAGATTCAATTCCAAAAGAGTTATTATCTGGTTTATCAATAACTCCAAATGAAGTTTTACATAACCAACAAGCATATTTTGCAGTTTTTTCAAATGAAGAAGATATTTATTCAATAGATGTAAATCTTGAAGAATTAAAAAAACTAGCACCTTATGATGTTGTTATTACTTCAAAATCAAAAGAGTATGATTTTATTTCAAGATATTTTTGGCCAGCAAATGGAGGTGATGAAGATCCTGTAACTGGTTCAATTCACACAGGACTTGCTCCTTATTGGGCAGATAAATTAAATAAAAATGAATTAATCGCTCACCAAGCCTCAAAAAGAGGTGGCTTACTAAAATGTAAAGTTTTAGAGGAAAAAGTAATAATTTCAGGTCAAGCAGTTTTATATCTAGAAGGGTACATCACTATTTAA
- a CDS encoding diguanylate cyclase, whose translation MNNTKIKNYQIILFLFFLFSNVTLFALDKLDSTPFVLTQNEKNWIETHPVIKVGVDKDYAPYEWLENGEYKGIAVDYMKRIEKIVGIEFQIVKNKSWDEIITMAKNGEIDMITSIVETPERSKYLDFTEFYRKSPVIIIDRGNNGFIGGLKYLNNKKVSIEKNYFMEEILRKNHPNIKLQVVDTTKQALELVNSGEVDAYVGDVGLSDYIIKKYYFLNLQFSGQTEYISTQGFAVTKNNTELLSILNKAAKSLPEDEMQSMFKYWLNVDRGIDMKTVAIYLIAVVVILLIIIYWVYRLKSEIAQRKIIENKLKESESHYRQLTEDVNDVIWKVNTNFIITYISPADERFRGYKASEVIGSNIFELFTDESVLILKEKLQERSELSQKGIKLPALIIELQHKCKDGSIIWGEILSKQELDVNGNIIGYHGITREITKRKELQEKIEQLAYCDTLTKLPNRRSLDEKMSFIMSKSERSQKYCALVFIDLDNFKPLNDTYGHNVGDLLLIEVANRLKSSIRKLDAVARIGGDEFVIVLDEFDENKNISKENIFNVVEKIRICLAQPYEFCIINEKNKHTNIEHNCTASIGICIFKGEEESSINIFKCADSAMYEAKESGRNTIKFYEL comes from the coding sequence TTGAATAATACTAAAATTAAAAACTATCAAATTATTTTATTTCTATTTTTTCTATTTTCTAATGTAACTCTTTTTGCATTAGATAAGTTAGATTCAACTCCTTTTGTTTTGACACAAAATGAGAAAAATTGGATAGAAACACATCCTGTAATAAAAGTAGGTGTTGATAAAGATTATGCTCCTTATGAATGGCTTGAAAATGGTGAATACAAAGGTATTGCTGTTGATTATATGAAACGAATAGAAAAAATTGTTGGAATAGAGTTTCAAATAGTTAAAAACAAATCTTGGGATGAAATCATAACTATGGCTAAAAATGGTGAAATTGATATGATTACAAGTATTGTAGAAACACCTGAAAGGTCAAAATATCTTGATTTTACAGAATTTTATAGAAAGAGTCCTGTAATTATTATTGATAGAGGAAATAATGGTTTTATTGGTGGATTAAAATATCTAAATAATAAAAAAGTTTCTATTGAAAAGAATTATTTTATGGAAGAGATTTTAAGAAAAAATCATCCAAACATAAAACTACAAGTTGTTGATACTACAAAACAAGCATTAGAATTAGTTAATTCAGGAGAAGTTGATGCTTATGTTGGAGATGTTGGACTGTCTGATTATATAATCAAAAAATATTACTTTTTAAATTTACAATTTTCAGGTCAAACTGAATATATAAGTACTCAAGGTTTTGCAGTTACCAAAAATAATACTGAGCTTTTAAGTATTTTAAATAAAGCTGCAAAATCTTTACCCGAAGATGAAATGCAAAGTATGTTTAAATATTGGTTAAATGTTGACCGTGGAATAGATATGAAAACAGTAGCAATCTATCTTATTGCTGTGGTTGTTATTTTACTGATTATAATTTATTGGGTTTATAGATTAAAAAGTGAAATAGCACAGCGTAAAATCATCGAAAATAAATTAAAAGAGAGTGAATCACATTATAGACAATTAACGGAAGATGTAAATGATGTGATTTGGAAAGTAAATACTAATTTTATAATTACATATATAAGTCCAGCCGATGAACGATTTAGAGGATATAAAGCAAGTGAAGTAATTGGAAGTAATATCTTTGAATTATTTACAGATGAAAGTGTTCTTATTTTAAAAGAAAAATTACAAGAAAGATCTGAATTATCGCAAAAAGGCATTAAGTTACCTGCTTTAATTATAGAACTCCAACATAAATGTAAAGATGGCTCTATAATTTGGGGAGAAATTTTGTCAAAACAAGAATTAGATGTTAATGGAAATATTATTGGTTATCATGGAATTACTAGAGAGATTACAAAACGAAAAGAACTTCAAGAAAAAATAGAGCAATTAGCATATTGTGATACCCTTACTAAACTGCCAAATCGACGTTCTTTGGATGAAAAAATGAGTTTTATAATGTCTAAAAGTGAGCGAAGTCAAAAATATTGTGCTTTAGTTTTTATTGATTTGGATAATTTCAAACCATTAAATGATACTTATGGACATAATGTTGGTGATTTATTGTTGATTGAAGTTGCCAATAGACTCAAAAGTAGTATCAGAAAACTAGATGCAGTTGCTAGAATTGGAGGAGATGAGTTTGTAATAGTACTTGATGAATTTGATGAAAATAAAAATATATCAAAGGAAAATATTTTTAATGTAGTTGAAAAAATAAGGATTTGTTTAGCTCAACCTTATGAATTTTGCATAATAAATGAAAAGAATAAACACACAAATATTGAGCATAATTGTACAGCCAGCATTGGAATTTGTATATTTAAAGGAGAAGAAGAGAGTTCTATAAATATCTTCAAATGTGCTGATTCTGCCATGTATGAAGCTAAAGAGTCAGGCAGAAATACTATAAAGTTTTATGAATTATAA
- a CDS encoding DUF420 domain-containing protein, which produces MVFEKGFLGTTAPIYLDITTVYFAVLPFFLAFSIYFAIKKEYEKHFISQAIILGVTLIIVVIFEICIRISGGFLEYSKYSNISFDFMLVFLTIHILIAIAAVGGWLFLFISSYKDYKNHLLDGTKHKKIGKAIFFALTISSIMGVFMYLFLFVF; this is translated from the coding sequence ATGGTTTTTGAAAAAGGTTTTTTAGGAACAACTGCACCTATTTATTTGGATATAACAACTGTATATTTTGCAGTTTTACCTTTTTTCTTAGCTTTTAGTATCTATTTTGCCATTAAAAAAGAGTATGAAAAACACTTTATTTCTCAGGCTATTATTTTAGGAGTAACACTTATAATTGTAGTGATTTTTGAAATATGTATTAGAATTTCAGGTGGATTTTTAGAGTATTCAAAATATAGTAATATCTCTTTTGATTTTATGCTTGTATTTTTAACTATTCATATTTTAATAGCTATTGCCGCTGTTGGTGGTTGGTTGTTTTTATTTATCTCATCATATAAAGATTATAAAAACCACTTACTTGATGGAACAAAACATAAAAAAATAGGAAAAGCAATATTTTTTGCTTTAACTATTAGCTCTATTATGGGAGTTTTTATGTATCTATTTTTATTTGTTTTTTAA
- a CDS encoding polysaccharide deacetylase family protein: MKQSIIFSLLLTLSFTACANSASDSYFTEQPANSKKEYESFRKNIAKAFENQTPKQWGENVTGVKTHLNTNEKVIALTMDACGSPLGMAYDEKLVNFLKKEKIPATMFINARWINKNLSTFKELASNPLFEIANHGLEHKPASVNGKSIYGLSGTNSVEELVDEIELNARKIESITHKRPKYFRSGTAYYDEVAVSVANKLNHQVVGFSILGDAGATFSAKKVEEAFLKAKKGEIVIIHMNHPTSDTAQGTINAITKLKQKGFKFVKLSDYKLK; the protein is encoded by the coding sequence ATGAAACAATCAATAATCTTCTCTTTACTTTTAACTCTTAGTTTTACAGCTTGTGCAAACAGTGCAAGTGATAGTTATTTTACAGAACAACCAGCAAATTCTAAAAAAGAGTACGAATCATTTAGAAAAAATATTGCCAAAGCCTTTGAAAATCAAACTCCAAAACAATGGGGAGAAAATGTTACGGGCGTAAAAACACATCTAAATACAAATGAAAAAGTAATCGCACTAACAATGGATGCTTGTGGAAGTCCTCTTGGAATGGCTTATGATGAAAAATTAGTTAATTTTTTGAAAAAAGAGAAAATCCCAGCAACAATGTTTATAAACGCACGATGGATAAACAAAAATCTTTCAACATTTAAAGAGTTAGCTTCAAATCCTCTTTTTGAAATAGCAAATCATGGGCTAGAGCATAAACCAGCATCTGTAAATGGAAAATCTATTTATGGATTAAGTGGAACAAACAGTGTTGAAGAGTTAGTTGATGAAATAGAGTTAAACGCAAGAAAAATAGAATCAATCACCCACAAAAGACCAAAATATTTCCGTTCTGGAACTGCTTATTATGATGAAGTTGCAGTTAGTGTTGCAAACAAATTAAATCATCAAGTTGTGGGATTTTCTATTCTAGGAGATGCAGGAGCAACTTTTTCTGCTAAAAAAGTTGAAGAGGCATTTTTAAAGGCAAAAAAAGGCGAAATAGTAATTATTCATATGAATCATCCAACATCAGATACAGCACAAGGTACTATAAATGCCATTACAAAGCTAAAACAAAAAGGCTTTAAATTTGTGAAATTATCAGATTATAAACTAAAGTAA